The Nonlabens spongiae genome contains a region encoding:
- a CDS encoding NADP-dependent malic enzyme — translation MSQESKRREALVYHAKPQPGKIKIVPTKKYSSQRDLSLAYSPGVAEPCIEIAKDKANVYKYTTKGNLVAVISNGTAVLGLGDIGPEASKPVMEGKGLLFKIFADLDCFDIEVDTKNIEEFISTVKNIAPTFGGINLEDIKAPEAFEIERRLKEELDIPVMHDDQHGTAIISSAALLNALELAEKNIEDVKIIVSGAGSAAISCTNLYVKLGARPENIMMFDIDGLITKDRTNLVPEQMLFARDMDKISLREALVDADVFLGLSVGNIVDAEMLKSMAPDPIVFAMANPTPEVDYDLAIATRSDLIMATGRSDHPNQVNNVLGFPFIFRGALDVRATKINEEMKMAATKAIAQLAKEPVPEQVNIAYGELKLNFGRDYIIPKPFDPRLIATIPPAVAKAAMESGVAREPILDWARYEEQLLSRMGSDNKLVRLILNRAKTDPKRIVFAEADNLDVLKAAQIVLEEGIGTPILLGRKEIIEELKKELEFDQPCLIIDPKSDEESERKERYATEFWKLRRRKGVTQFDASRILRQRNYFAAMMVKVGDADALITGVAQSYPKSVRPMMEIIGKSPGVDKIATTNLMITAKGPLFISDTSINIEPDALELAKIAQMTSRTAALFGIKPVMAMVSYANFGSSKHEHATKVTDAVKYLHQYYPSLDVDGEIQADFALNPELLEKKFPFSKLAGKKVNTLIYPNLESANSTYKLLKELNDNDSIGPIMMGMQKPVHILQLGASVDEIVNMSAVAVIDAQQKEKHYKEKGATI, via the coding sequence ATGAGTCAAGAGAGCAAACGTAGAGAAGCACTGGTTTATCACGCAAAACCGCAGCCGGGTAAGATTAAAATCGTTCCCACAAAAAAATACAGCAGTCAGCGTGACCTTTCTCTTGCCTACTCACCAGGTGTTGCAGAACCTTGCATCGAGATTGCAAAGGATAAGGCAAACGTTTATAAATACACGACTAAAGGAAATCTTGTCGCCGTCATATCAAATGGTACTGCAGTTTTAGGTTTAGGAGATATAGGTCCCGAGGCTTCAAAACCTGTAATGGAAGGAAAGGGTTTGCTTTTCAAAATTTTTGCCGACCTGGATTGTTTTGATATTGAAGTAGATACTAAAAATATTGAAGAATTCATTAGTACCGTAAAGAACATCGCTCCCACTTTTGGCGGGATCAATCTGGAAGACATTAAAGCTCCCGAAGCCTTTGAAATAGAACGCAGGCTAAAAGAAGAGCTGGATATTCCTGTAATGCACGACGACCAGCACGGAACCGCTATAATTTCAAGTGCTGCACTATTGAATGCCTTAGAGTTGGCAGAAAAGAATATTGAGGACGTTAAAATTATCGTTTCTGGAGCGGGAAGTGCGGCAATCTCTTGTACAAATTTGTATGTGAAATTAGGTGCTCGTCCAGAAAATATAATGATGTTTGACATCGATGGACTGATTACTAAGGATCGCACTAATCTTGTTCCGGAGCAAATGCTTTTTGCTAGAGACATGGATAAAATTTCTCTAAGAGAAGCCCTAGTAGATGCTGATGTTTTTCTAGGACTCTCCGTTGGGAACATAGTCGATGCAGAAATGCTCAAGTCCATGGCTCCTGATCCTATCGTTTTTGCGATGGCTAACCCTACACCAGAAGTCGATTATGATCTTGCGATCGCGACTAGATCTGACCTTATTATGGCAACGGGTCGTAGCGACCATCCTAATCAGGTGAATAATGTACTTGGGTTCCCATTTATTTTTAGAGGAGCGCTAGACGTGCGTGCTACAAAGATCAATGAAGAAATGAAAATGGCCGCTACCAAGGCTATCGCACAGCTTGCTAAAGAACCTGTTCCCGAGCAAGTAAATATTGCATACGGTGAGCTGAAACTTAACTTCGGTAGGGATTATATCATTCCTAAACCTTTTGATCCGCGACTTATTGCTACCATACCACCAGCCGTAGCAAAGGCTGCCATGGAAAGTGGCGTTGCTCGAGAACCCATATTAGACTGGGCACGGTACGAGGAACAATTGCTTTCCAGAATGGGATCAGATAATAAATTGGTTAGATTGATTCTCAATCGCGCCAAGACCGATCCTAAACGCATCGTATTTGCAGAAGCTGATAATCTGGACGTGCTCAAAGCTGCTCAGATCGTACTTGAAGAAGGTATAGGAACACCTATACTTTTAGGGAGAAAAGAGATTATTGAGGAGCTTAAGAAAGAGCTGGAATTTGACCAGCCCTGTTTGATTATCGACCCCAAGTCTGACGAAGAGAGCGAGCGTAAAGAACGTTATGCAACTGAGTTCTGGAAACTGCGTCGTCGCAAGGGAGTAACTCAATTTGACGCCAGCCGAATTTTAAGACAGCGCAATTATTTTGCTGCGATGATGGTTAAAGTAGGAGATGCAGACGCGTTGATTACCGGTGTGGCACAATCGTATCCAAAATCTGTACGTCCTATGATGGAAATCATCGGGAAGTCTCCGGGAGTCGATAAGATCGCTACTACTAACCTAATGATCACCGCAAAAGGTCCTTTGTTCATTTCAGATACCTCGATCAACATAGAACCAGATGCCCTAGAACTTGCCAAAATTGCTCAAATGACTAGCCGCACGGCTGCTTTATTTGGAATTAAGCCGGTAATGGCGATGGTTTCTTATGCAAACTTTGGATCTTCCAAACACGAGCACGCGACAAAGGTGACTGATGCCGTTAAATATCTACACCAGTACTATCCATCTCTTGATGTGGACGGTGAGATTCAAGCCGATTTTGCTTTGAATCCTGAGTTGCTGGAGAAGAAATTCCCGTTTTCTAAATTGGCCGGTAAGAAAGTAAACACCTTGATTTACCCTAATCTTGAGAGTGCAAACAGTACTTACAAGCTACTCAAAGAGCTCAACGATAATGATTCTATAGGGCCTATCATGATGGGAATGCAAAAACCCGTTCACATTTTACAATTGGGAGCTAGCGTGGACGAGATCGTAAATATGAGTGCCGTGGCGGTCATTGATGCCCAGCAA